The following coding sequences are from one Salvia hispanica cultivar TCC Black 2014 chromosome 3, UniMelb_Shisp_WGS_1.0, whole genome shotgun sequence window:
- the LOC125210589 gene encoding tRNA(His) guanylyltransferase 1-like isoform X2 — MANSKYEYVKSFEVDDEIMLPNTIIVRVHARDFCRFSEMHEFEKPNDKKALELMNECANAVLEQFPDVIFSYGFSDEYSFIFKKETKFYQRRGSKILSLIVSFFSSTYVTKWRAILPQKDLKCAPSFRARVICCASMEVLQACLLWRQNECHTNNQYNTCLWQLIKSGKSKEEAQATLRGSLKQDKNELLYQCFNINYKKDIPEMFRQGTCTLKTEVEDIVKYKDDGSPVKRTRRKVLRVHSENIASKRFWKEKSCLSKEELDQFCEDLNKTRPEYVKSFQYESRLMLSTWIVVRIDGCHFHRFSEIHEFEKPNDAQALNLMNACAVAVLEEFRDVIFAYGVSDEYSFVLKKDSQLYQRCASEIVSSIVSFFSSTYTMRWNEFFPQKEMKRLPYFDGRAVCYPSNEIIKDYLAWRQVDCHINNHYNTCFWLLVKSGKSKSEAQNDLKGTQTPEKNEILDRLTGILNYYDTLPPMFCLGSSIFWDKETKMVDNEEGATGKSRRVVVVGHCNIIETGFWEAHPEILDEKVDRFKSVQMANV, encoded by the exons ATGGCAAATAGCAAGTACGAATATGTGAAGTCATTTGAGGTGGATGATGAAATCATGCTGCCCAACACCATCATTGTCCGTGTTCATGCCCGTGATTTCTGCAG GTTTTCTGAAATGCATGAGTTTGAGAAGCCGAATGATAAGAAAGCATTAGAGTTAATGAATGAGTGTGCCAATGCTGTTTTGGAGCAGTTTCCAGATGTTATATTCTCGTATGGTTTCAGTGATGAGTACAG TTTCATATTCAAAAAGGAAACCAAGTTCTACCAGCGGCGTGGCAG CAAGATACTCTCTCTTATTGTGTCTTTCTTTTCATCCACTTATGTTACTAAGTGGAGGGCTATTCTCCCTCAGAAAGATTTGAAATGTGCCCCTTCATTTCGGGCTCGAGTTATTTGCTGTGCATCTATGGAGGTTCTTCAAGCATGTCTGTTATGGAGACAAAATGAAT GTCACACAAATAATCAGTATAATACTTGTCTTTGGCAGCTGATTAAAAGTGGAAAGAGTAAAGAGGAAGCACAAGCCACATTGAGG GGGTCTcttaaacaagataaaaatgaattgcTTTACCAGTGTTTTAACATCAACTACAAGAAAGATATTCCGGAGATGTTTCGCCAAGGTACATGCACTCTCAAGACAGAG GTTGAAGATATTGTGAAGTACAAAGATGATGGCTCCCCTGTCAAAAGAACTAGGAGGAAAGTCTTAAGAGTTCACTCAGAAAATATTGCATCAAAAAGATTTTGGAAGGAAAAATCTTGTCTCTCGAAAGAAGAGCTGGACCAATTTTGTGAAGATTTGAACAAAACTAGACCTGAGTATGTCAAATCTTTCCAATACGAGAGCAGATTGATGTTGTCCACCTGGATCGTTGTTCGCATTGATGGCTGTCATTTCCACAG GTTTTCCGAAATTCATGAATTCGAGAAGCCTAATGATGCACAAGCTCTCAATCTGATGAATGCATGTGCTGTTGCTGTACTGGAAGAGTTTAGGGATGTCATTTTTGCTTACGGTGTTAGTGATGAGTACAG CTTTGTTTTGAAGAAGGACTCTCAGCTATATCAAAGATGTGCCAG TGAGATAGTTTCTTCTATTGtatctttcttttcttcaacGTACACGATGAGATGGAATGAGTTTTTCCCGCAAAAAGAGATGAAACGCCTACCATATTTTGATGGTCGTGCTGTTTGCTACCCATCCAATGAGATCATTAAGGATTATCTAGCATGGAGACAAGTTGATT GTCACATCAACAATCATTACAATACTTGCTTCTGGTTGCTCGTGAAATCCGGAAAGAGCAAGAGCGAAGCACAAAATGATTTGAAG GGGACTCAAACTCcggagaaaaatgaaattcttgaTAGACTTACTGGAATTCTCAACTATTACGACACATTGCCACCTATGTTCTGCCTGGGATCGTCCATTTTCTGGGACAAA GAGACGAAGATGGTGGACAACGAAGAAGGTGCTACTGGCAAGTCGCGCAGGGTAGTCGTTGTAGGACATTGCAACATAATCGAGACAGGCTTCTGGGAAGCGCATCCTGAGATACTAGACGAGAAGGTGGATCGTTTTAAATCGGTTCAAATGGCCAATG tttaa
- the LOC125210589 gene encoding tRNA(His) guanylyltransferase 2-like isoform X1, which translates to MANSKYEYVKSFEVDDEIMLPNTIIVRVHARDFCRFSEMHEFEKPNDKKALELMNECANAVLEQFPDVIFSYGFSDEYSFIFKKETKFYQRRGSKILSLIVSFFSSTYVTKWRAILPQKDLKCAPSFRARVICCASMEVLQACLLWRQNECHTNNQYNTCLWQLIKSGKSKEEAQATLRGSLKQDKNELLYQCFNINYKKDIPEMFRQGTCTLKTEVEDIVKYKDDGSPVKRTRRKVLRVHSENIASKRFWKEKSCLSKEELDQFCEDLNKTRPEYVKSFQYESRLMLSTWIVVRIDGCHFHRFSEIHEFEKPNDAQALNLMNACAVAVLEEFRDVIFAYGVSDEYSFVLKKDSQLYQRCASEIVSSIVSFFSSTYTMRWNEFFPQKEMKRLPYFDGRAVCYPSNEIIKDYLAWRQVDCHINNHYNTCFWLLVKSGKSKSEAQNDLKGTQTPEKNEILDRLTGILNYYDTLPPMFCLGSSIFWDKETKMVDNEEGATGKSRRVVVVGHCNIIETGFWEAHPEILDEKVDRFKSVQMANVKSTPNGPAIHSAIFRLSGAESEGSATPIDLTGDGPHERPVGAKKAKGRRKGKGASSDAQSESQFIQQATLSANVASLTQLYTLYFTGGGTPEEKQSLWSTIQNMKIPMGLPPDAPPS; encoded by the exons ATGGCAAATAGCAAGTACGAATATGTGAAGTCATTTGAGGTGGATGATGAAATCATGCTGCCCAACACCATCATTGTCCGTGTTCATGCCCGTGATTTCTGCAG GTTTTCTGAAATGCATGAGTTTGAGAAGCCGAATGATAAGAAAGCATTAGAGTTAATGAATGAGTGTGCCAATGCTGTTTTGGAGCAGTTTCCAGATGTTATATTCTCGTATGGTTTCAGTGATGAGTACAG TTTCATATTCAAAAAGGAAACCAAGTTCTACCAGCGGCGTGGCAG CAAGATACTCTCTCTTATTGTGTCTTTCTTTTCATCCACTTATGTTACTAAGTGGAGGGCTATTCTCCCTCAGAAAGATTTGAAATGTGCCCCTTCATTTCGGGCTCGAGTTATTTGCTGTGCATCTATGGAGGTTCTTCAAGCATGTCTGTTATGGAGACAAAATGAAT GTCACACAAATAATCAGTATAATACTTGTCTTTGGCAGCTGATTAAAAGTGGAAAGAGTAAAGAGGAAGCACAAGCCACATTGAGG GGGTCTcttaaacaagataaaaatgaattgcTTTACCAGTGTTTTAACATCAACTACAAGAAAGATATTCCGGAGATGTTTCGCCAAGGTACATGCACTCTCAAGACAGAG GTTGAAGATATTGTGAAGTACAAAGATGATGGCTCCCCTGTCAAAAGAACTAGGAGGAAAGTCTTAAGAGTTCACTCAGAAAATATTGCATCAAAAAGATTTTGGAAGGAAAAATCTTGTCTCTCGAAAGAAGAGCTGGACCAATTTTGTGAAGATTTGAACAAAACTAGACCTGAGTATGTCAAATCTTTCCAATACGAGAGCAGATTGATGTTGTCCACCTGGATCGTTGTTCGCATTGATGGCTGTCATTTCCACAG GTTTTCCGAAATTCATGAATTCGAGAAGCCTAATGATGCACAAGCTCTCAATCTGATGAATGCATGTGCTGTTGCTGTACTGGAAGAGTTTAGGGATGTCATTTTTGCTTACGGTGTTAGTGATGAGTACAG CTTTGTTTTGAAGAAGGACTCTCAGCTATATCAAAGATGTGCCAG TGAGATAGTTTCTTCTATTGtatctttcttttcttcaacGTACACGATGAGATGGAATGAGTTTTTCCCGCAAAAAGAGATGAAACGCCTACCATATTTTGATGGTCGTGCTGTTTGCTACCCATCCAATGAGATCATTAAGGATTATCTAGCATGGAGACAAGTTGATT GTCACATCAACAATCATTACAATACTTGCTTCTGGTTGCTCGTGAAATCCGGAAAGAGCAAGAGCGAAGCACAAAATGATTTGAAG GGGACTCAAACTCcggagaaaaatgaaattcttgaTAGACTTACTGGAATTCTCAACTATTACGACACATTGCCACCTATGTTCTGCCTGGGATCGTCCATTTTCTGGGACAAA GAGACGAAGATGGTGGACAACGAAGAAGGTGCTACTGGCAAGTCGCGCAGGGTAGTCGTTGTAGGACATTGCAACATAATCGAGACAGGCTTCTGGGAAGCGCATCCTGAGATACTAGACGAGAAGGTGGATCGTTTTAAATCGGTTCAAATGGCCAATG ttaagagcactcccaatggtccGGCGATACACTCGGCGATTTTTCGACTTAGCGGTGCGGAGAGTGAGGGAAGCGCGACCCCCATCGACTTGACTGGggatggtccgcacgagcgccctgtgggagcgaagaaggcgaaggggaggcggaaggggaagggcgcaTCGTCGGATGCCCAGTCGGAATCCCAGTTCATACAACAAGCCACGCTCTCTGCCAATGTCGCCAGTCTGACGCAGCTGTACACGCtgtacttcaccggcggcggaACCCCAGAAGAGAAGCAGTCCCTCTGGTCGACCatccaaaatatgaagatcCCGATGGGCCTCCCGCCGGACGCTCCTCCctcttag